The Planctomycetaceae bacterium genome segment GTGCTTGTGCAGGAAAGTCCGGCCGGTGCGGGCGAAATGAGGCCGGGAATTGGCGTTCATTCGTATGGCGTCAGTGAAACAGTTACCGTATCTACTGTTGCTAAAACAGGTTATAAATTTGTAACCTGGCTTGGCGATGTAAGCGACCCATCTGCTAACAGGACGCAGTTGACGGTTGACGGCCCGAAGATTGTTATTGCTGTATTCGAGCGCGACCAGTATGCGTTTGCCGCAACGGATTACCCGCAGGTCAGTGTCGGCCCGGAATCTTTATATCCGAGAAGCGACACATATACTAATTCTGTAAGCACTATGGATGAACCGCCGGATACCCCGGATAATCCAGACGACCCATATACGCCGGACGATCCTGTCCCGGAGCCATTAACAGTTACTTTGCTCGGATTGGGCGCAACGTATCTGTGGCGAAAGCGGTTATTTAATTAAAGATTACTCTTATTGAGATGCCCCGTGTTAAGCGCCAGGTCCCCGGATTGCTTAACGCGTTTAGCAGGAACACATTTGGAAGGTTGGAAGACAGCCGGCAGTTTTAAAAAGCTGCCGGCAATTTTTTTAAAAAAACTCATTAAAAATCTCATAATAGATTAAGTTTATCTGAAAAAATTACCGATATAAAAATATTCTATCTATGAGAGAGTTATGTTGGAAGAAAACAAAAACTCGGCAACTACTGATTTATTAAAGTATGACTCGTCTATGCTTAACATCATTCTCGAGAATCTGCCCTGCATGGCGATGATTCTAAGGAGGGATGCACGCCAGATAGTATATTCCAATGCCGCCGCCAGACAAGCCGGCGCAATCCCCGGCGAAAAGTGTTACGAAACTTTCGCGCAGCGCCGCGAACCATGTCCGTTTTGCCTTGTCGCCGACGCTTTCAACTCCAATAATAGCAAAAAAAGCGAAATAGAACACGAGGGCAAATGGTACGAATGCAGATGGATTCCGCTCACTAACGATTTATATTTGCATTACATATTCGACATTACCGACCACAAGAAAACTGAAGAAAATTTACGCAGAAGCAATGAAGCGCTGATAATCAAAACCGAACAAACCACAGAATTAGCCCTCGAATCTCAAAAAGCTAATTCCATCAAAAATAACTTTCTGGCGGCTATGAGCCACGAATTGAGAACGCCGTTAAATTCCGTAATAGGCTTCAGCGAAATACTCATGCTGGAACTTGCCGACGAGCAAAAAATATATGCCGAGCTGATTTACAGCGGCGGGCAGCGCCTTTTGCTTTTAATCAGTGATATCCTCGACCTTTCCAGAATCGAATCTGAAAAAATAAATCTGAAAATCGAGCAGTGTTCTCTAAACAAAATAATCGAACAGCTTGAATATATGATGAGGCCGTTTGCCGACGAAAAAAAACTCGAGTTCAAAATCAACATATCCGGCAAACTTCCTGAAAACATCTCAACCGATTCAGACAGGTTGAAACAATGTGTCGCAAATGTTGTCAGCAACGCGATTAAATTCACCGAAAATGGACACGTCTTTGTAAACATCTCAACTATTGAACGCGGCGAAAATATGTTTGTCGTTTTTGAAGTGGAAGACACAGGAATAGGTATCGCGTCTGAATTTCACGAACAAATATTCGAATCGTTTGTTCAGGAAGATGGAACCATGTCCAGAAGATATGGCGGAGTAGGTCTGGGCTTGACGATAAGCAAAAAGCTGGCAAAACTTCTCGGCGGAAACATTACATTAAAAAGTGAAAAACAAAAAGGCTCGACATTCAAAATCACACTGCCGATTAATATTGAATAATCTTCGACAGCCGAACTTTGCAAAAGCGAAAATAACGCCGGCGTTTAGGACCGTCTGAAAACCGCCACGATACTTTCAACTTCAACAACAAACAATCTATTGTCCCCTTCGAAATCAACCGGTATCGCGCCTTTGGGATTAAACAAAACTTTGTCGTATTGCTTGAGCGGTATCTCGGGCATATTTTCGACCTCCGCAGAAACTGCAACCACCCTGCCGGTTATCGTTGGAATCTCAATATTGTCCGGCAGCTTGATACCGCCTCTGGTTTCTTTTTTATCTTCGTCTTTGCGAATAAGAACTCGTTTACCAATAGGCTCTACGGTTTCAATCGGTTTTGAATCTGAACTAATTGCTTCATTATCCAACGACATCTGAATATCACCATTTTTAATTTAACAGCATTTTTGTTATTTGCATCTTTAAAACTGCTATCATTTCGGATAAAACGCTACCGAAATTTAACATTATTTCACAGCTATAACTTCTTTAATAATAGCACGATACAACTTTTCGTATTGTTTGTCCAGAGATAAATATCCCTGTTTAACACGAATTTTTGGACAAAAATATAAAATGCTTTCTTTTATCTTGAATTTGTTAATAATTTTCTAATGTAAAGTCGAACAAATCGCCGAATATAAAGTATAAAATAATGAAATCTTCTTCTTCCTCCTCCTGCGAGCAGTTAGCGTTTCTTCACCGGGCGCGACTGCTCGTTTTTTTTTATCACCTTATATAAAAAGAAAGTAGGTAAAATGCACAAAATAGCTAAAACAAATTTCTATGTAATCGTAATTTTATCAATGTTCTGCTTGTTCGGTTGCGACACTCGCGAAAAATCCTCCCTAAAATCCGATTCTTTCACCATAGCTGTGCTGCCGGATACACAGATTTATTCGGAGAAATACCCTAATATTTTTCTTGCCCAGACTAACTGGATAGCAAAAAATGCAGTTGCATTAAAATTGTTATGTGTAGTTCAGGAAGGCGACATCGTTAATAATGACATTGAATACCAGTGGCAAAATGCTGACAAGGCCATATCAGTTCTTGATAAGAATAAAATACCTTACTGCATAGCCATAGGAAACCACGACTGCGTAGATTACAAACACAACAAGAGAAATTCGGATAATTTTAATAAATATTTCGGAACAAAAAGAATCGCAAACAAAAAATGGTATGGCGGCAGCCTGAACAATCAGTCTGAAAATTCATATTATTTTTTCGAATCTGCCGGCAAAAAAATAATGGTTCTGTGCCTTGAGTTCGGCCCGCGTGATGAAGTGCTCGACTGGGCGAACCAGCTTGCCGAAAAATACGCAGACAGGCATATAATAGTAGTTACACACGGATATATGAA includes the following:
- a CDS encoding PEP-CTERM sorting domain-containing protein, which codes for MRLNYGGFVSSLLLCLYSVTMAQGNYSVLVQESPAGAGEMRPGIGVHSYGVSETVTVSTVAKTGYKFVTWLGDVSDPSANRTQLTVDGPKIVIAVFERDQYAFAATDYPQVSVGPESLYPRSDTYTNSVSTMDEPPDTPDNPDDPYTPDDPVPEPLTVTLLGLGATYLWRKRLFN
- a CDS encoding co-chaperone GroES gives rise to the protein MSLDNEAISSDSKPIETVEPIGKRVLIRKDEDKKETRGGIKLPDNIEIPTITGRVVAVSAEVENMPEIPLKQYDKVLFNPKGAIPVDFEGDNRLFVVEVESIVAVFRRS
- a CDS encoding metallophosphoesterase, whose protein sequence is MHKIAKTNFYVIVILSMFCLFGCDTREKSSLKSDSFTIAVLPDTQIYSEKYPNIFLAQTNWIAKNAVALKLLCVVQEGDIVNNDIEYQWQNADKAISVLDKNKIPYCIAIGNHDCVDYKHNKRNSDNFNKYFGTKRIANKKWYGGSLNNQSENSYYFFESAGKKIMVLCLEFGPRDEVLDWANQLAEKYADRHIIVVTHGYMNNDDTRLSPGDNHNPHDYLKEANDGEDMWEKFVRRHNNIFLVLSGHVVGDGNGKLTSYSDDKTKVTQILANYQMKENGGNGWLRLMKFVPAEDKIAVETYSPYLKEYSKDPNNSFTVEDVGLFKKAAN